One genomic segment of Motacilla alba alba isolate MOTALB_02 chromosome 1A, Motacilla_alba_V1.0_pri, whole genome shotgun sequence includes these proteins:
- the DNAJB9 gene encoding dnaJ homolog subfamily B member 9, giving the protein MATTQSVFTFALCILMITELILATESYYDILGVPKNASDRQIKKAFHKLAMKYHPDKNKSPGAEAKFREIAEAYETLSDENKRREYDQLGRHGGRGSNGSPFHQSFNFNFDDLFKDFDLFSQNSRSKKHFENHFRSHREAHNRQRRSFQEFSFGGGLFDDVFENMEKMFSFSDFENAHRHAVRTDARFHGSSKHCRTVTQRRGNMVTTYTDCSGQ; this is encoded by the exons ATGGCCACTACGCAATCTGTCTTCACATTTGCTCTCTGCATTTTAATGATAACGGAATTAATACTGGCTACAGAGAGTTATTATGATATCTTAGGAGTTCCAAAAAATGCATCTGACCGCCAGATTAAGAAGGCATTTCACAAGCTGGCTATGAAATACCACCCAGACAAAAATAAGAGTCCTGGAGCAGAAGCAAAATTTAGAGAAATTGCTGAAG CATATGAAACATTGTCAGATGAGAATAAACGAAGAGAATATGATCAGCTTGGCCGTCACGGAGGAAGAGGAAGTAATGGAAGTCCATTCCATCAGTCATTCAATTTCAACTTTGACGATCTCTTCAAAGACTTTGACCTGTTTAGTCAAAACTCGCGGTcaaaaaagcactttgaaaatcACTTCCGAAGTCATCGGGAGGCTCATAACCGGCAAAGACGCTCTTTCCAAGAGTTTTCTTTTGGAGGTGGACTGTTTGATGATGTGtttgaaaatatggaaaagatGTTTTCGTTCAGTGACTTTGAAAATGCACACAGACACGCGGTGCGAACTGATGCCAGGTTTCATGGATCCAGCAAGCACTGCAGGACTGTCACTCAGAGACGAGGAAACATGGTTACCACATACACCGACTGTTCTGGACAAtaa